A part of Diprion similis isolate iyDipSimi1 chromosome 12, iyDipSimi1.1, whole genome shotgun sequence genomic DNA contains:
- the LOC124413703 gene encoding lysozyme-like, which produces MGSLPFRSLLFASIAVFLIFAYIEEAQAKRLTRCEAARHLQRGGISRSFISNWLCLMETVSNLQTDVVLGPQRGSIYTYGIFQISSNGWCARGRPGGVCNMRCENLVNDDISDDIQCAKKIYNSQGWSAWEGWTKSCKNKSPSQLPNFINCRRR; this is translated from the coding sequence ATGGGTTCGTTGCCGTTTCGCTCGTTGTTATTCGCAAGCATCGCGGTGTTCTTAATTTTCGCATACATCGAAGAAGCTCAGGCGAAGCGATTGACCAGGTGCGAAGCTGCTCGTCACCTGCAGAGGGGCGGAATTTCGCGATCATTCATCAGCAACTGGCTATGCCTGATGGAAACTGTGAGCAATCTTCAGACTGACGTGGTCCTCGGACCTCAGCGGGGTTCCATCTACACTTATGGAATATTCCAAATAAGCAGCAACGGATGGTGCGCGAGAGGGCGACCTGGAGGAGTCTGCAATATGCGTTGCGAAAACCTTGTCAACGACGACATTTCTGACGACATCCAGTGTGCCAAGAAGATATACAACTCACAGGGATGGAGTGCCTGGGAAGGATGGACGAAGTCCTGCAAGAACAAATCCCCGTCTCAGCTACCCAACTTCATCAATTGTCGGCGACGCTAA
- the LOC124413702 gene encoding putative glycine-rich cell wall structural protein 1, which yields MNPLIACMVVALAGLALAEPPVSSGYSYSGPSAIASLGGYSIGGGGGYSHGGGGGYSHGGGGGGGGGGGYTQVSTGYQTSEGASVDGALLEQIRQILLKEELQSQQSGGFGGSGYAPSSSYGAPSPQYGVPSPQYGVPSYQTRVVGVDLEGIRQAIQVAQFNQITHGPSFSGYPSGPSRPSGSYGVPF from the exons ATGAATCCATTGATCGCG TGCATGGTTGTGGCCCTAGCCGGGCTTGCTCTGGCTGAGCCCCCAGTATCCTCGGGATACAGCTACAGCGGTCCCAGCGCGATCGCGTCCCTCGGTGGCTATTCCATCGGAGGCGGTGGTGGCTACTCCCACGGAGGTGGTGGCGGCTACTCCCACggaggcggcggcggcggcggcggcggcggtggatACACCCAAGTCAGTACCGGATACCAGACCAGCGAAGGCGCTTCCGTCGACGGAGCCCTGCTCGAACAAATCCGCCAGATCCTCCTGAAGGAGGAACTCCAGTCCCAGCAGAGCGGCGGATTTGGAGGCAGCGGCTACGCACCCAGCTCAAGCTACGGTGCCCCGTCTCCACAATACGGCGTCCCCAGCCCGCAATACGGAGTCCCAAGCTACCAGACCCGCGTCGTCGGCGTTGATCTCGAGGGAATCAGACAGGCCATCCAGGTCGCCCAGTTCAACCAGATCACCCACGGACCCAGCTTCAGCGGCTACCCAAGCGGACCCAGCAGGCCAAGCGGCAGCTACGGCGTCCCGTTCTAG
- the LOC124413704 gene encoding immediate early response 3-interacting protein 1 — MRIAIEFACQIKRYINMAFTLWTLFEATLLCLNAVCVLHEERFLVKMGWSAQQNIQGFGEPPTIRSQLLNLVRSIRTVARFPLIFLNILTIVVKLVLG, encoded by the exons ATGCGTATAGCGATTGAATTCGCATGTCAAATCAAACGTTACATCAACATGGCGTTCACGTTATGGACCTTATTCGAAGCAACGCTGCTGTGTTTAAACGCGGTATGCGTTTTACACGAGGAGCGGTTTCTAGTAAAAA TGGGATGGAGCGCGCAACAAAATATTCAGGGATTCGGCGAGCCGCCAACAATTAGATCCCAATTGCTGAATCTCGTTCGTTCCATCAGAACTGTAGCAAGGT TTCCActgatatttttgaatattttaacaaTCGTCGTCAAACTTGTCCTGGGATGA
- the LOC124413694 gene encoding bumetanide-sensitive sodium-(potassium)-chloride cotransporter yields the protein MAYENGRSRSIDLDNMELDPIRRTRFHVNRVDSLEGRASLLGEQETKKSLRNLTREALPRLDNYRNILSLQAVHRPTLDELHNSSFVNKGHASNTLPSSVEKPLEAGIKFGWIQGVLVRCLLNIWGVMLFLRLSWVVAQAGIGEALLIIITTTVVTTITSLSMSAISTNGLIKGGGTYYMISRSLGPEFGGSIGLIFSLANAIAVAMYVVGFCESLVDCLKSYGICIVDCDSTDIRIIGCITIVLLLMIVVIGMEWEAKAQLGLLVILLVAIADFAIGTFIGPKDEGEKAKGFVGYRAELLRENFYPDYRYSEGVDHNFFSVLAIFFPAATGILAGANISGDLKDPQSAIPKGTLLSILVTTVTYLLMVVMVGASVLRDASGNVTDLISSMTESPILSSTVTETIVVFQNASTIENDTSTIPENVTNPMKDAIDRSWSIYGTAFNCTGGCAYGSHNSFQVIELVSFFGPLIYAGCFAASLSSALASLVSAPKVFQALCLDELYPVIAWFSGQPGKEPVRGYILTFAVAVGFILIGELNTIAPLISNFFLAAYTLVNFSTFHASLAKPIGWRPTFKYYNMWLSLAGAVLCVAVMFLISWWTALITLSVVLALYLVVSYRKPDVNWGSTTQAQTYSSALTAVQQLDRVEEHVKNYRPQVLVLSGPPSARSVLVDFAHLVTKNHSLLICGNIVESILPHRTRASLISKSISWLRANKVKGFYSMIDGTTFQEGATAMLQVSGLGKLKPNILLMGYKQDWAACSHDELNMYFNVMHKALDIHVAVALLRVNDGLDYSSIMCDAEQQSTSPRKISSTSMSQNRSFSQLSQASSASDISMPGSPAPRRSHVVSEYPNPTTEDRIEPRQTVEVISKEVLTSVTRFQRKQKKGTIDVWWLYDDGGLTLLMPYIISTRSNWASCKLRVFALANRHSELEYEQRSMASLLAKFRIDYSALTVIPDITKPAQPATTNFFNLLIADFQQPENPQDPDSVPLKDSELLAMKEKTNRHLRLREILLENSMEANLIVMTLPMPRKGAVSAPLYMAWLETLTRDMPPFLLVRGNHTSVLTFYS from the exons ATGGCGTACGAAAAcggaagaagcagaagcattGACCTGGACAATATGGAATTGGATCCCATTCGGCGAACGCGTTTTCACGTCAACCGAGTTGACAGCTTGGAAGGTCGAGCTAGCCTCCTGGGGGAACAGGAGACCAAGAAATCCCTGCGTAATCTGACACGCGAAGCATTACCTCGACTAGATAACTACAGGAATATCCTAAGTCTACAAGCAGTCCATAGACCTACCCTAGATGAATTGCACAATTCTTCTTTCGTCAACAAG GGTCACGCGTCCAACACACTTCCATCATCCGTGGAGAAGCCGTTAGAAGCTGGTATCAAGTTTGGGTGGATCCAGGGTGTGCTTGTACGATGTCTCCTAAATATCTGGGGAGTGATGCTCTTCCTGCGGTTGTCGTGGGTCGTGGCACAGGCAGGGATAG GCGAGGCACtcttgataataattacaaccACTGTGGTGACCACGATCACCTCTCTGTCTATGTCTGCCATCAGTACAAATGGTCTCATCAAAGGAG GTGGAACGTATTATATGATCTCAAGATCTCTGGGTCCCGAATTTGGCGGATCCATAGGATTGATATTTTCATTAGCCAACGCCATTGCCGTCGCCATGTACGTTGTGGGATTCTGCGAAAGTCTAGTTGACTGTCTCAAGTCCTACGGCATCTGTATCGTCGATTGCGATAGCACCGACATTAGAATAATAG GTTGCATAACAATCGTGCTGTTACTGATGATCGTCGTGATTGGAATGGAATGGGAAGCGAAGGCACAGTTGGGCCTGCTGGTCATACTTTTGGTCGCCATAGCAGACTTTGCAATTGGCACTTTTATTGGGCCAAAAGACGAGGGAGAAAAAGCCAAGGGATTCGTTGGCTacagag CTGAATTAttgagggaaaatttttatccggaCTACAGATACAGCGAAGGAGTGGAccacaatttcttttcagtcctggcaatttttttccctgcaGCAACGGGAATTTTAGCTGGCGCCAATATTTCCGGCGATTTAAAG GATCCTCAGTCAGCTATTCCAAAGGGAACTCTCCTGTCGATCCTAGTAACAACGGTCACTTATCTGCTGATGGTTGTTATGGTTGGAGCCAGTGTTCTCCGCGATGCATCAGGAAATGTGACAGATCTGATTTCTTCAATGACAGAATCACCGATCCTAAGTTCAACCGTAACTGAAACAATAGTCGTCTTCCAAAATGCAAGCACCATCGAAAATGACACGTCAACTATCCCAGAGAACGTGACCAACCCCATGAAAGATGCGATAGATAGATCGTGGTCGATTTATGGGACAGCTTTCAACTGCACCGGAGGATGCGCGTACGGATCACACAATAGTTTCCAA GTAATCGAATTGGTTTCTTTCTTCGGACCGTTGATATACGCCGGCTGTTTCGCAGCATCATTGTCCAGCGCCTTAGCGTCCCTGGTATCGGCGCCAAAGGTCTTCCAAGCGCTTTGCCTCGATGAATTGTATCCAGTAATCGCTTGGTTCAGCGGACAGCCTGGGAAAGAACCAGTCAGAGGATACATCCTCACGTTTGCCGTCGCTGTTGGATTCATTTTGAttg GGGAACTAAACACAATCGCACCGCTGAtatcaaatttctttctcgCGGCATACACCTTGGTCAACTTCAGCACCTTCCACGCCTCGTTGGCCAAGCCGATCGGCTGGCGCCCGACGTTTAAg TATTACAATATGTGGCTCAGTTTGGCAGGGGCTGTACTTTGCGTCGCCGTCATGTTCTTAATTTCATGGTGGACTGCACTCATCACCCTGTCCGTTGTGCTCGCCCTGTATCTTGTCGTTTCATACAGGAAACCTG ATGTCAACTGGGGATCCACGACCCAGGCTCAGACCTACAGCAGTGCGCTAACGGCGGTGCAGCAACTCGATCGCGTTGAAGAACACGTTAAAAATTATAGGCCACAAGTCTTGGTGCTCAGCGGACCCCCGAGTGCTCGTTCGGTGTTGGTGGATTTTGCACATCTTGTCACAAAGAACCACTCTCTGCTGATATGCGGGAACATCGTTGAG TCTATTCTTCCTCATCGAACGCGTGCCTCTCTAATCAGTAAATCGATATCCTGGCTGAGGGCCAATAAAGTAAAAGGATTTTACTCGATGATTGACGGGACAACGTTTCAAGAGGGAGCCACAGCAATGCTGCAAGTATCAGGCCTCGGTAAATTGAAACCAAACATTCTTCTGATGGGTTACAAACAGGATTGGGCCGCTTGTTCACATGATGAGCTTAACATGTATTTCAACGTAATGCA CAAGGCGCTAGACATACACGTGGCGGTTGCTCTGCTCCGTGTTAACGACGGCTTGGACTACAGTTCGATAATGTGCGACGCCGAACAGCAGTCTACATCCCCAAGAAAAATCTCCTCAACTAGTATGTCGCAAAATCGAAGCTTTTCGCAATTGAGCCAAG CAAGTAGCGCATCTGATATTTCGATGCCCGGAAGTCCGGCACCCCGAAGATCTCATGTGGTTAGCGAATATCCGAATCCAACGACCGAGGATCGCATAGAGCCTCGACAAACCGTGGAGGTTATCTCCAAGGAAGTCTTGACGAGCGTGACGAGGTTCCaaagaaaacagaagaaaGGAACCATAGATGTATGGTGGCTCTACGACGACGGTGGACTGACCTTGCTGATGCCTTACATCATCAGTACTAGAAGTAATTGGGCAAGTTGCAAGCTGAGAGTATTCGCCCTGGCAAATAGGCATTCGGAGCTTGAGTACGAGCAGAGAAG TATGGCCAGTCTGCTGGCAAAATTTCGGATAGACTATTCCGCGCTGACAGTTATTCCGGACATAACTAAGCCAGCACAGCCGGCAACAACGAATTTCTTCAATCTGTTAATAGCCGACTTCCAACAACCTGAAAATCCCCAGGATCCCGATAGCG TTCCATTGAAAGATTCAGAGCTCCTGGCgatgaaggaaaaaacaaacagacacCTTCGTCTTCGTGAAATACTTCTGGAAAATTCAATGGAGGCCAATCTGATAGTAAT GACACTTCCGATGCCGAGAAAGGGGGCTGTTTCCGCACCATTGTACATGGCTTGGTTGGAGACTCTGACCAGAGACATGCCACCGTTTTTGTTGGTACGAGGGAATCACACATCTGTTCTCACCTTCTACTCATGA